The sequence below is a genomic window from Anopheles cruzii chromosome 3, idAnoCruzAS_RS32_06, whole genome shotgun sequence.
GCtgggaaatatttcaccaccAGGAAACTGATCGTCCAGAGAAATGCGGTGCAAAGAGATCCGCCCATACTTCGAACCTGTTATAAAGCAAGAATATTAGCAGTATTCGAAGTGTAGTAGAGTCCGCGCGACCACTTACATTTGGTGGAAGGATTTCCGAAAGAATGACGAACGTTAGTGGCAGCAAGCCAATGGAAGCAATGAAAATAACAAACGAAAGGCTCGCCACCGGTATCCAGTTGATGGCGCTAACATCGATGTGCTGACTTTTCAAGTAGCCGTGTGTCCCCATGACGAATAGACCGATCGTCGCCAAAAAGCTCGATACAATGTAGACGTGCTGGAATAGTTGAATTGTAGAAATTAGTTGTTCTTAGTCTAGTTAGTTAggtttttgttcctttttccccTGCGAATCATTACCTTTCGTTGATATCGATCAACGATGATCGAGGATCCGTACGATCCAGTAATTTGAATAGCTCCCACCACAATAGCAGCCATGTTCGGATCGAGATCTGAACCCGCATCGGCGAATATTTGCGAGGTGTAATTAATCAGCGCAAAGCAGCCGGAAAGCTGATTCAGAGACACTAACACCAGACCGATTATCAAAGCTTTACGAGCCGGCGGCGAAGCTAAAGGAAAAAGTGTATTGAATCAATGCgcacgaaacataaatttaagcACTTATAAGCCCTTTTAAATTGATAGGTGACACCCTTGGGGGCACGATCATGCAAAGTTTTTCAATACTTACAAAAAGCAGCCAACGAGACAGTGCTGTGCTCCGGACTGTCTTTTACGGTGGTCATCTGCATTTGCAATAGACCGTCCATTTCAGAGCGCAACATGTCTAGATGATCGGGCGTCGAGGTGTAACCGCGCAGATATTTTAGTGAACATTCCGCATCCCGTACTCGATTGCATCGAATCAAGTACATTGGCGTTTCGGGAAATTGAAAGAATATGACCAGGTAAGCAAGGGGTACTGTAGAAAGTACGTATGCTGTTAAATGGTACGACGTGTAGCTGCCCATCACAAACGAAATCAGTGTGCCAATGTTGAGGAAGAGTATGAAGAAGGAACCGAGTGTTCCTCTATTCCTGTTTTAATAACAACGTGGAAAGTTAGTGTTTTGAAACAGAAACCAGTAGCCTGCACTACGCTACCTGTCTTCAGCAATTTCCGTAATATACATGGGCACCAACAGGAAAACGCCGGATGCTCCCAAACCGGCTAGAATCCGAGCAAAGTATAATACTTCGACAGTGGTACCGAACGCCACACATGTCCAAAATCCTATCAATGGTACCGCTGTCGATAAGAGCGATGCTCTGCGACCAAATTTGTCTGCGCTCCAGCCAAACAAGAAGGTTCCACAGAAGGCACCAATGCACAACAGCGATGCAATCCATGTTGCCTGCACATCGGTTACCGGGCCGTGTTGCAGCGGCGAATCAGACGAGATTAGTAGTGGAAGAAAGGGCGACAGCCAGCCAATCGCGGTTCCtaaagaaagtgaaattatgtttgctggcaaaaaaatgtataattaattgtaagatAAGTCAGTGGACTCTGCACGATTATATCTTGCTTGTTCTTATGCGATTATCAGCCGTAGAAAAAAGGTCAACAACACGGCGTTTGAAGGGCACATGGTCTAAAAATTTCATATTCGAAAAATAGTTCCACCATCCATTCTCTTTTTAAGTTCGCGTTATGGCGCAAGCCTTCTATCTAACGCTGAATacttcttttgcttcttcacCGCACTTCTCTTTCCAAGCCATCGAAGCATATCTTTAACAACAAAACGTTAGCCGCCATCAATCGAAATCGCTTTTAGAGCGGCAACCCGTTAAGGTTACAAGTTATCGGTACCCAACGTGCCAAGTGAAGCGGGCAGGGGTTCGTCCTTCGATGTGGTTCCGAAGATAATTCCCGTTACGCGCAACCCTGAATCATCGGTACAAGTAGCGTATACTACTACTGCTATTGCTTCGTAGGCACCTGACGATTAGTTTTACGGTATTCAGGTAGCAAGTAGATGTTGCTGAATGCTTTTGTTTACTTCGATGGAATTTTTAATCAAGTGTTTTGTCATTGAccttttttatcactttgttgCTATCTTCGTGCGTAATATGAAGCACATACAAATGATTAGAACCAAAAGTGTAGTGCTGTGCCACATAAACGGttgattattaattattattaaaaactaatattttttattaaatccaAGGATTTATTCAGTTTGTTCACGTTTGCTGTTCTCAAATGGTGTAATAAATCCTGCATGCCACCACAACAATGGATATTATAAACTAGCATTTCTCGCTCCTTTGCTTTCATACGAAAAGCAATTTTTTTAGTAGCCCGCTAGAGTTAGGGCACATTAACATGATATATACTCgtataaatattaattgaatGATTTTACTAATCAAATTGATCACAATATGGATCTCTCTGGTTTCATAGATGATAACTAAAGTAAAATATCATGATAACTACGATGAATTTGGAATGCAATATACACAATAGAATGGGATACGGTACCTGATAGAGTATACTATAATTTAATTCGTGATTACTTCGTGTAtaatgttttattcgtttaaaATCTTGCTTTGTAAATAAAGTGTTCTCTCAGGTTCGATCTCCAATCCAAACCAAGCTCGACAATGCTCGGTGCATATCGCATGTCTGgctcgaaaaaaggaaaataaagcATTTTTGCATTGACCATTGTTGATGCTAAGAATTGAGTTAACCTGTGAAAAAAACCTGACCCATAGTCAGAtgtattgttttgcattttccccTTAGATAAGGGCCTTTTCAGGGTGTGAGAAAAATCAGAGTGTGCATTTATGTGTTCGGACAATACGCAGTAACCTAACGTAAGTGTTCagtattattgttattgtgtTGTACATGTGACTAATGTTGATGAGGATAAGGAGCACCATTGACCGTGGCACTTCACTAGCAACCTATATATTGTTATTCTACAGCATTGCCGATTCGGCAAGCGATTCGTGTAATGCGTTTGTATAGCTGCGTCGAAAGCCCCGAAACCAAATTAGGCCTCCAATAATTATAAACTAGTCGTCTTCTCCAACGAC
It includes:
- the LOC128274535 gene encoding facilitated trehalose transporter Tret1-like is translated as MFLDFIMTAEKISSSQVTLTSDRKVYKLYLAAIGANIISLSLGTAIGWLSPFLPLLISSDSPLQHGPVTDVQATWIASLLCIGAFCGTFLFGWSADKFGRRASLLSTAVPLIGFWTCVAFGTTVEVLYFARILAGLGASGVFLLVPMYITEIAEDRNRGTLGSFFILFLNIGTLISFVMGSYTSYHLTAYVLSTVPLAYLVIFFQFPETPMYLIRCNRVRDAECSLKYLRGYTSTPDHLDMLRSEMDGLLQMQMTTVKDSPEHSTVSLAAFSSPPARKALIIGLVLVSLNQLSGCFALINYTSQIFADAGSDLDPNMAAIVVGAIQITGSYGSSIIVDRYQRKHVYIVSSFLATIGLFVMGTHGYLKSQHIDVSAINWIPVASLSFVIFIASIGLLPLTFVILSEILPPNVRSMGGSLCTAFLWTISFLVVKYFPAMVELIGLHGCMWMFSAVCLSAGLFNAIFIPETRGQSIEQIMHAFENDNKS